In Segnochrobactrum spirostomi, the DNA window GCACGAGCGGCGCCTCGGCGAGGTTGATCTTGCGGCCGAACAGCGCGAGGCGACCGCCGTAGCGCTCGGTCTGCGCGATGAGCTCGAAGGTGTCGCGGGTCGTGCCGGCGCCGCCGCCGAGAATGCCGACGATCAGCTCGCTGTCGAAGCTTGCGAGCTCCTCGAGCGCGGCCGGGCCGTTATAGACGGTCTTGAGGAACTGGGGCCGCTCCGCCCGCGGCACGCTCGCCAGCGACTTCAGGATGTGATCGTTGACGAACTCGCCGATCTGCTCGCGCGACAGGCCGATGTCCACGTTCGGATTGAAGATCTCGTAGAAATATTTCATGCCGGTGGCCGACGCCTCGGCGCGGAACTCGGCGAAGTCCTGCAGGGCGCGCAGATCGAGATCGGCGTCGTTGGTGAAGCAGATCGAATAGAGGCAGAGATCGGTGCCCGCGGTCGGATAGTTGGCGATCGCCCGCCGCAGGTTGGTGTCGCGGAACGGACGCGACGGAACGCCGGCATAGCGGCCGTGGCGCACACCGGCCCAGCACATGGTTTCGATATTGCCGCGGATCGCCGGCTTCACCTCGCTGCCGACGAAGGCGCCGCGCTCGTCCAGCAATTCGAGGTTGGACTGGGAGACGAGCATCAAATCGACCACGTCGTGGCGGACGATCTCCTCGATCTGGGTGATGAACTCCTGCCGGGTCCGGCGCCGCGCCGGCTTCACCGACCAATCGAAGCCGGAGGCGGTGACGCCGGCCCCGACATCACCGTCCTTCGCATCGGCGATGATGAAATCGGTCGGCTTGTAGCGGCCGGCCTTGATGGCGCCGAGCTTGCGGTCGAGCCTTGAAACCATGATGTCCTCGTCGTGGGGTCGGGTCGGCCCGTCGTGTAGGGGCTGTCGGGACGGACCATTGTCGTCCAACTCTGTGAACCACACCTCCCATTTCTCGCATATTCTGTCAATCTCTTCCGTCGAAACCGAGCCGAGGCGCTCCCCGAGTGTCCGACCGGGCGGCGCCCGCGCCCGCCAGCCGGGCCACGGTGCGCGCGGCAGGGCGCTAAATATGTCGGGATTTCAAACGATTGCGGATGCTGGATTGGCACGTTGGGCTTTCAGGCCGAGCCGAAGCAGCCCTCCCAGCCCCGCCGCTCGCGTGCGGGGCGCGCCGTTGTGTGCCCTCATTCGGCTGCGCGCCACGTGGGCAGTGCAGCATTCCGTAGTGCAGTGCGAAGGGCATCAACGCCCACCGCGTGGCCGCCGCGGGCGCGCGCTGCGTTGACTTTTGAAAGAGTCTGAGAGACCCTGATTGAAATGATGGCGCCGGGATCAACCGGTGCTCGGAGGAGACGACGCCGATGGCTGCCGCACGCGATTGGCATGCGCTGTACGAAGGTTTGTCGCGCACATTGCCGGTGATGGCGAAGGCGGGACCGCATGATCCCGCCGATGCGGCGGGGCTTTTCCTGTGCGGCATGAACATCTGCGTCGATGCGCGGGTCGATCTCGCCGATCCGGCCAACATCGGCGCGCTGATGGCGGAGCCCACGACGACGCCGGCCCGCGCGCTCGGCGAGGAATTGCTGTCACGCGTCGCGCGCGGCGTCGGGGGCGAAATCCGGTTCGATTGGGCGGAGGGTCCGCACTGGCTGCGCCCGCGGCTGCGCGCCAGGCCGGCGCTCGGCGGCACGGGTCCGCAGGCGGCGGCGGTGCTGGCCAAACTCGGCGCCCGCGCGGTCATTCCGTTGGAGGATCGCACGGCGCCGATGCTCGCTGAGATCCCGCCCGGCGTCCTGATCGCCGAGGGCGAGGGGCTGGTGCAGGCGGCCGACATCGTCCCGAGCAAGGAGCCGGTGCCCGAGATCTACATCTTCGAATACACCGCCGGCCGGCCTGTGGCGGATATCGTGCCGCGCCGCTCGTCCCGCATCATCGTTCGGTTCTCCGACCGGGGCATCCAGCGCGACCCGGCCTTCGAGGCGCTGTCTCTTCGCCTCGCGCCGCGGGCCGCCGCGGCGCTCGTCTCCGGCTTTAACGACGAGGCGGCGCAGACGGTCGGCGCGGCGAGCCGCCACGTCTTCGCCCTGACGCGGACCTGGAAGGCCGCCGGCCTCGAGACCATCCATTTCGAACTCGCGGGCTACGTCTCCCAGGCGGCGCTCGGCGAGGCGCTGGCGAATGCGGCAGGCGCCGTCACCTCCCTCGGCATGAGCCATTCGGAGCTCCTCGGCATCGAGCCGAGCGCCGAGCACCCGATGGCGGCGATGCTGGCGCTGGGCGACCGGCTCGGCCTCGAACGGGTGTGCGTGCACGCCGACACTTGGGCCGCGTCCATCACCACAGGCGATCCCGAAATCGAGCTTCGCGCCCTGATGGCCGGGTGTGCGGTCGCCTCCGCCCGCGCTGCGACGGGAGCGCCCGTCGCGGAGCCGCGTGTCGATCCGGCTGCCCACTTCGACCCCCTGCCCTTCGTGAGCCCCGTCCGCACCGGGCGCTGGACGTTCGTCGCCTGCGCCGCGCCTTATCTCGAGGCGCCCGCGACCACGCTGGGGCTCGGCGATTCCTTCACCGCGGGGTCGCTCCTGGTGCTCGGACGCGGCGCGTTGGCCGAAGTGCGCTGACACGAATTCCTCGGCAATGCGCGACGACGCCGTTCCACGAGAGTGGATCGCCTTGGATCTCTTTGATAGAGCTTGCTCATTGCGGATGTCCTCCCGGATCGTCCCGTCAAACATGAGCAGAGCGCCGGCGCGACCCGGCGTGTGGACCGGTCGGATTGGTGCTCGGATCGCCGCCAGCGCCGCCGCTTGGTCGCGCGCGGGGACGCCTCAGGCTTTCGGGGATCGAAGATGGAGCACCCAGCAAAGCGCGTCGACATGGTGCCCGCCAAGCGGCGGGCGCTCATCCTCGAGCACCTTCGGATCAACGGCGCGGCGAGCATCCAGGAGCTCGCCGAGACCATCGGCGGGTCGCAATCGACCGTGCGGCGGGACCTCGAGCACCTGGTCGAGCGCGGCTATCTGGAGCGCACCCACGGCGGCGCCCATCTGCTGCAGCCGATGCGGGCGACCTTCGAACGCGAGAACTCGGTCAATTTCCAGCTCCAGCGGGCGGAGAAGATCGCGATCGGCCGCGAGGCCGCCAAGCGCCTCAGCGCCCGCGACAGCGTGATGCTCGACAGTTCTTCGACGGTGATGGAGGCGGTGCGCGCGGCGGCCGAGCGCGATCTGCCGCTGACCCTCGTCACCAACAGCCTGGAGATCGCCGATTTCGCCGCCGACATCAAATCGTGGCGGGTGATCATGCCGGGGGGGACGATCCGCGCCGGATACCGCCACCTCGCCGGCGAGCCCGGCGAAGCCTTCATCCGCACGCTCCACGCCGATCTCTGCTTCACCGGGGCTTCGGCGGTGAGCGGCACCCTCCTCACCGACAGCTCCCTCGAGATCGCGGCGTTGAAGCGCGCCATGATCGCCGCCGCGCGCCGCACCATCCTGCTCGCCGACAGTTCCAAGTTCACCGCGCCGAATTTCTGCACGCTCTGCGAAATTTCGGCGATCGAGGAGGTGATCACCGACGATGCGGCGCCGGAGGAGGCGCTGAACGTGATCCGCCTCGCCGATCGGACGGTGACGCTCGTGCATCCTGCGGGCCTGCGCTGACCCAATCCTCAACGCCGTGCGCGCTTCAGGGCCCGCATCGCGGTGCGCAGCGTATCGTCGGCGGCGAGACGCCGATATTCGCCGTAGAGCCCCTCATAGAGCACGGCAGCACCGGGATCGGGTGTGTACAGCGAGGCGGACCGGGCTCCGTAGCGCTCCGCCGCGGCGGTGAAGTCGGGCACCACGCCGGCCGCCACCGCCCCGTGGAGGGCCGCGCCGAGTGCGGTCGGGTTCTCGACATCGGGCACCTCGACCGGGCGGCCGAGAACATCGGCCAGAACCTGGACCAGAAACGTGTTCCGGTGCGCGAGGCCGCTCGTCATCACCACGCGCCCGACCGGCACGCCGGCCGCGAGCGCGAGATCGAGGATGGCTCGCGTGCCGAAGCACAGCCCCTCGACCAGGGCGCGGTAGATTTCCGCTGCGGTCGTCTGTAGGCCGAGCCCCAGCAGCAGGCCGGTGAGGTTGGCGTCGGCGAGCGGCACGCGATTGCCGCTGAACCAGTCGAGGGCGACCAGCCCGCCGGCCCCGGGTCCGAGCCGACGCGCCTCCTCCGTGTAGGCGTCGAAGCTCTCGGCGATCGTCGCGCCCCGCGGGAAGGCCCGCACGAACCACATCAGCACGTCGCCGAAGGCCGCCTGCCCCGCCTCGGCGCACCAGAGGTCCGGGAGCACCGCTCCGAAGGCCGCGCCCTCCAAGCCGGACGGTAGCGGACGTGTCTCCGCATCGAGCAGAAGGAAGGCCGCGGAGGTGCCGAGCGCGCCGACGAAGGTTCCGGGCGCCGTCGCGCCGATCGCCGGCAGCACCACGTGGGAATCGATGACGGCGACCGCCACCACGGGGGCGCCGAGGATGCCGGTGCGCGCCGACCAGGCATCGGTGAGGCGCCCTGCGGCGGTTCCGACCGGTTGCGGCGGTGTCAGCCGCCCGGCGAGCCCCGGGATGCCGGTATCGGGATAGGTCCCGAGATATTGGGCCTTGTAGGCGGCGAAGTCCAAGCTGCGCGCTTCGCGGCCGGTGAGCTGCCAGACGAGCCAGTCGCCCGCTTCGATGAAGCGCGCCGTCTCCGCCCACAGCGCCGGCGCCTCGCCGGCCATCTCCGCCGCCTTGGCGAGCAGCCATTCGCCGGAGAGCTTGCCGCCGAAATTGGCGAGATGCGCCCCGCCCATCGTACTCAGGCGCTCGGCCTCGGCTTGTGCGGCGTGCTTCCAGAGCTTCACCTGGGCGTGCGGCTCGTCCGGACGGGTGTCGGCGAGCGCCGTGCCGTCCACCCGCGCCGGCAGCGGCGAGGAGGCGGTGAAGTCGAGACCGATGGCGGCGACCTCGCGCCCCGCTCCGATCGCCCGCAGGATCGCCTCCGCCGCCTCGACATAATCGGCCGGCACCTGGAGCGCGAAGCCGGGCGGCAACGGGGTCGGGCCGAGCCGACCTGTCACGACGCCATGGCGATAGGGATGGACGTGGTAGGCCTCCTGCGCGCCCGTCGCCGCGTCGACGAGAACGCCGCGTGCCGAGTCCGTGCCGAAATCGAGGCCAATCAGATAAGTCGGCGCCATCGCCCGTCGCTCTCAAACATGGTCGGTCGACCCCGGTCGGCGGCGCGTCCATGGCGGTGCGGTCCTGACGGACCGCCCCCGCGCCGCATGCGCCGGCCGAGTCTCTCGGGTGGTGAGGTGGCGGTGAGACCGGGAGCCGGTCAAGCCGCCAGATGAGCCGGAGGCTCGGTGGCCCCGGTCATGATCGAGACGACGTCCGACATCGTGCAATCCGCGGGCCGCACGACGGCGACCCGGCGGCCCAGACGGTGGATGTGGATGCGGTCGGCGATCTCGAAGACATGGGGCATGTTGTGGCTGATGACGACGATGGAGAGCCCGCGGGCGCGCACCGACTGGATGAGATCGAGCACCTTGCGGCTCTCCTTCACGCCGAGCGCCGCCGTCGGCTCGTCCATGAACACGACCTTGCCGCCGAAGCCGCACGCGCGCGCGATGGCGACGCCCTGGCGCTGCCCGCCGGACAAAGTCTCCACGGCCTGGTGAATGTCCTGGATGGTGGCGAGCCCGAGCGCTTCGAGATGCGCCCGCGCCTGCCGCGCCATCTCCGCCTTGTCGAGCGTGCGGAAGAGGCGTCCCATCCATCCCTTACGGCGCAGCTCGCGGCCGAGAAAGAGGTTGTCGCCGATCGACAAAGCCGGCGAGAGGGCGAGGGTCTGGTAGACCGTCTCGATGCCGCGCAGCCGCGCGTCGAGCGGCGAGGCGAAGCGCACCGGTGCCCCGTCGAGCCGGATCTCTCCCGCATCCGGCGACACGGCCCCCACCAGGGTCTTGATCAGGGTGGTTTTCCCCGCGCCGTTGTCGCCGATCACAGCGAGAATCTCGCCGCGCTTGAGATCGAAATCGGCCCGGTCCATCGCCACCACCCGGCCGTAGCGCTTCGCCAGACCCCGCGCCGACAGGACGAGATCGTCGCTCATTGCGCCACCCTCCGGATCCATTGATCGACGCCGACGGCGGCGATGATCAGGATGCCGACAGTGAACTCCTGCCAGAGGGCATCGAGCCCGCCGAGCGCCAGACCGTTGCGGAAGACGCCGACGATGAGCGCGCCGACGAGGGTGCCGGCGATCGAGCCGCGTCCGCCGAACAGGGAGGTGCCGCCGATCACCGTCGCGGTGATGGAATCGAGGTTCGCGCCGCCGCCCGATGTCGGGCTGATCGCTCCGACCCGGCCGATCAGCGCCCACGAGCCGATGGCGGCGACCAAGCCGGCGAGCGCGTAGACCGCGAGCAGAACACGCCGGGTTCCGATACCGGACAGTCGCGCGGCTTCCGGGTCGTCGCCGGTCGCGTAGACGTGGCGGCCGAAGGCCGTGTGGGAGAGGATGTAGCTGACGACCCCCGCGAGCACGAGCATCAGAACCGTGCCGGCCGTGATGCGGGCACCGAACACGGAGATCGCGGTGCCGGTCAGTTGCAGCAGGGGCGCGGCGTCCGCCACCTCCTGCGCCCGGATGGTCTGACTGCCCGAATACCAGAGATTGAGCGCCCCGAACACGCTCCAGGTTCCGAGCGTGACGATGAAGGGCGGCAGCCGGGCGGCGGTGACGAGGAGCCCGTTGATGGAGCCGCACAGAATCCCGAGGCAGAGGCCGAGCGGCAACGCGAGTTCCGCCGGGACGCCGGCATGGACCGCGACGCCGCCCATGATCGTCGAGGTGAGAACCATGATCGCGCCGACCGAGAGGTCGATGCCGGCGGTCAGGATCACCAGGGTCTGCGCGATCCCGATGATGCCGATGATCGTCACCTGCTGCAGGATGAGCGACAGGTTGTAGGGCTGATAGAAGCGCTTTCCGACGAGCAGGCTGAAGATCAGCACGCTCATGCCGAGCACGATGAGCGGTACGGTGATCGGATAGGTGTGGAGGAAGCGCTGCAGCCGGGCGATCGGCGACCGCCGTTCGTCCTCGAAGACGACGGGGGCCGCATCCGCGGCGGGAAGCGCGCGTTCGTAATCAGCCCCGCGCGGCGGAGCGTCGGCATTGCCCATGGCACCCTCTCCCATCCGGCCGGAGGGCGGCGACCGCCCTCCGGACCCTCGATGCGGATCGCTCAGCCCCAGCAGAGCTTCAGCGCTTCGTCCGCGTTGATGGAGGGGACGCCTTCCACCGGCTTGTCGGTGACGAGCTTCACGCCGGTATTGTAGAAGTTGAGGCCGGGGTCGGCTTCGGCTTCTCGCCGGTCTTGACGTAGTTGACGATCGCCTCGACGCCGAGCGACGACATCAGCAGCGGGAACTGCATCGCGGTCGCGCCGATCACGCCGGCCTTGACGTTCTTGACGCCAGGGCAGCCGCCATCGACCGAGGTGATGACGACGGAGCCTTCCTTGCCGGCGGCCTTGAGCGCCTCATAGGCGCCGGCGGCAGTCGGCTCGTTGATGGTGTAGACGACGTTGACGTCCGGGTCCTTCTGGAGCAGCAGCTCCATGCCGGTCCGGCCACCCTCCTCCGAGCCGCCGCCCCACTTGTGGCCGACGATGCGCGGATCGTTCTCGTCGAGATAGCGCGACATGTCCTTCGGATCGATGCCGAAGCCCTTCATGAAGCCCTGGTCGCGGGCGACGTCGACGCTCGGCTGGCTCTCGAGCGCGTCGAGGAACGCGACTTTCGCCTTGGCCGGATCGCCGACGGTCTTCGCCGCCCATTTGCCGATCAGTTCGCCGGCGAGCACGTTGTCGGTGGCGAAGGTCGCATCGGCGGCGTTCGCCGGATCGAGCGGGGTGTCGAGGGCGATCACCAGGATGCCGGCCTGGCGGGCCTTCTCGACCACCGGCACGATCGCCTTGGTGTCGCTCGCGAGCAGGAGAATGCCCTTCGCGCCGGCGGAGATCAGGTTCTCCATAGCCGCGATCTGGCTGTCGTTGTCGCCGTCGAACTTGCCGGCATAGCTCTGGACTTTGACGCCGCCGATCTCAGCCGCCTTCTGAACCGCGCCTTCGCGGATCTTGGCGAAGAACGGGTTCGCCTCGGTCTTGGTGATGACGCCGATGAGAATGTCTTCGGCACGCGCCGGCAGGGTGCCGGCGAGAACGGCGACGCCGAACGCGGCACCGGACAGCAGGCTCGCAAAACGCGCGCCGACGCGCGCAGCCCGCGGAGACAGGGGCGATCGCATGTAGTCCTCCCATAGGTCGGAAGTTGTTTGGTTCCCTTCCGTACGGGAGGATGCTGCCCCCGTTTATGGGTCCTGTCAATCTTAATGCCGTCTACTTATGTCAAAAAATACGCATATCTGACGTTGCATCGGTCGGTTATCATGAGGCGGCAGGGAGTTGGGACATGATCGCGGAGCGCTTCTGGTCGGAGGCCGGCACCGAGCCGTCGGGCGGCGGCGAAGGCGCGCTATTGTCGCTCATCGCCTCCCGCCGTGCCCGCTCCCGCTCGGAGCTCGCGGAACTCTCCGGGTTGTCGCGCGCGACGGTCGCCCAGCGTCTTTCGCTCCTCCTCGAGGCCCGCCTCGTCGACGAAAGCGAAGAGACGCTGCGCAGCGGCGGGCGCCCGGCCAAACTGTTGCGGCTCAACACCGATTTCGCGCTGACGCTGGCCGCCGACATCGGCGAGGAGCGCAGCCGCATGGCGCTCACCACCCTCGACGGCGCGGTGCTCGACGCCCTGACCGAAGAGATCGACATCCGCCGCGGTCCGGAGGCGACGCTCGCCATCCTGGCCGACCGCTTCGAGACGCTGCTCGCCCGCACCGGCCGCCACCGCCGCGACGTGCTCGGCATCGGGCTCTCGCTGCCGGCCCCGGTCGATTATCCGCGCGGTCGCGTGGTCGGGCCTTCGGTGATGACGGGGTGGGACGATTTCGACCTTCGTGGCTGGTTCGCCGCCCGCTTCGAGGCGCCGCTGTTCGCCGAGAACGACGTCAATCTCTTGATGCTCGCCGATTATCACCGCGCCCGGCGCGACGCGCGCCACCTCGTCTACGTCAAGATCGGCACCGGAATCGGCAGCGGCATCATCGCCGACGGCCGCATCTATCGCGGCGCGCAAGGTGCGGCCGGCGATATCGGCCATATTCAGTTCACCCGCACGCCGGCGCCGCTCTGCCGCTGCGGCAAGATCGGCTGCGTCGAAGCCCGCGCCGCCGGCTGGGCGATCGCCCGCGACCTGCGCGCTGAAGGTCTCACGGCGGAAACCGCCCGCGACGTGGTCGGGCTCGTACGCGCCGGCGAGCCGCACGCGATCCACCTCGTCCGCCAATCCGGCCGGGTTATCGGCGAGGTGCTCGCCAACGTCGTCAGCATCCTGAACCCGAGCACCATCGTGATCGGCGGCACGCTGGCGGCGGTGGACGATTATCTGCTCTCGGGGGTGCGGGAGATGGTCTACAGCCGCACGCTCCCCCTTGCGACGCGCGAGCTCGAGATCGCGATCTCGCCGCCCGACGGCGATTCCGGCGTCGTCGGCGCGGCGCTGCTCGTCGTCGAGGAAGCCATGTCCCCCCGCCACGTCAACGCCGTCGTCGCCCGCTACGCGAAGGCGTCGTGAGGGGGAGTAAGGATGCTTGTGCTCCACGGGCAATACCTCTGACCGGCACGACAGACCGCTGCGTTGCTTTTCCGAACCCTCGGCGGAGGCCAGCGCCTTGAAGGCGCAGTCTCGATTAACAGGGTGAAACGGTGAAAACCGGAGCCGTGCCCTGATGGTGCGAGACCGTGATTAAACCTGATCTTTCTTTCATAATATTTCATATGATAAGAAATAAAAAGCACATACGATATTGTTAACGACCCGCATCTTTACGAACAAGGTAAGTCATGTTTAAGTTGGCATGCGATACGAAGCCGGCCAGGGGCTTGGAGGACATTTGCCATCCGCGCTGGGCCCATTTATGGCCGCGAGATAGTTGATCGGTTGGATCGCGCGTAGATCTGTCTATTTGCTACAAACATGTGGATATGTACGCACGCTTGACGTGCATCTGGGAGGGATTCGGTATGTCTGACCGTGGAGAGGGGTATATCGGACAGCTGATGCTTTTCGCTGGCAACTATGTTCCGAAATACTGGATGCCGTGCGAGGGACAGTTGCTCGACATTGGGAAAAATAATATTCTATGGAGCGTTATAGGCAACACATACGGCGGTGACAGCAAGAAAAATATGTTCGCGTTGCCAGATATGCGAGGCGTGCTCCCCGCCCACGCCTCTGGAGGTCGGGTGGGACGGCGCACGGCATCTGCCGATCAGAGCCTTCTCAGTGTCCGTCTTAGTGTTAACAATCTGCCGTCCCATAGCCATCTGGCGAAATTCGCAGGGACAGAAGATCGCGTCACGGTCAGCAACGCGATCGCGATCAAGAATGTCGTTGGCGCCGTGGACCCGGTTGAGAACGGCTACTTCGGAAAGGGAGGCACCGGCACTGGAGCAGCAAGTATTTACGTTCCGTCCGGCTCCACCGCTCCGAGCGTCAACTTGAATGGCGGCTCTACCGAGGTGAAGTTTAAGCCAGCTGGAACCGTTATTGTCGACCCAACAGGCCCAGGCGCGCCGTTTGAGATTCCTAATATTTTAATGTTCTGGTGTATATGCGTCGCGGGTATTTATCCAACAAGAGCATGGTAATTTTTTATTATTTTATCTAACTTCCGGAGGATGATATGACGCCAGATGTGTATACGGACCTGCAAGTCGTCAATGGCACAAAACATCATCTTGTTGCAGGAATACGTGGAACAAATAAAGGTTTTTGTCACTCATATCAAATGCAGATTTGGTTTGAATCTGGCGATCAGGTGGACAAATTCCCCACTCCTGTTGTTGCGGTGAAAGAAGATAAAACTTACAAGCTTCAATTCAAGCGTGGCGGCAGCGATCAAGATGATGGCGCCGACATGCAAATCAATGTAGGTCTCAGCGAAAGCGGCGACGCAAATGTCGTCTGGGTAAAAGCCCGGAGCAACAACAAAAGCCAGCATTTTATAAGCACGGATATTCAAGAGCCAAATCTGAAGGGTCAAGGTCCGTTTGTTGTTGCGTTCAATAGAAACGGCGAATGGCCGTTGGACGACGAACGCGGCTTGGAGTGGTTCGCGCAGGGGCAAACCATAGACATGGGATGCTCGAATACCACGCAGTGCCTCGCGGTGATCGATCTTTCCATAGGTTTTCCCTCATCCGCAGCCAAGATGATTGAGGGCCGCATTATCAATCACACATTCTCTGGAAATGATGAGAAAATTGTTTGGCTCATGGTCATGCGGCACCTCGGTTGGTAATCATCTCCTGATGGCCCCAATATGATCGTGCGTTCGACGATAGCTACACAACGCTCGGCATCGAACTGCGGCGCCACTATCGCGCCATGGATCGAGTTCAGCGGCGACGAGCAAACGAATGTGTGTACCGTCCGCTTCAGCTCGCACTTCAAGCGCGATCGACCGATCTCAAGGCGCCAGAGCGTGGGACACGACGTAGATCACGAGGCCGATGAGGCCGCCGACGAGGGTGCCGTTGAGGCGGATATATTGGAGATCCTTGCCGACCTGAGTCTCGATCTTGCCGACCAGCGTCGCGGTGTCCCAGCGCTCGACGATCTCGGTCACGAAGCGGCCCACTTCGGCGCGGTTCGGCACCAGCGCTTCGAGGACCCATTGGCGCAGGCTGCGGTTGAGCCGGTCCCGCAAGGCGGGGTCGGACGAGAGCCAGCCGGCGAAGGCAACGATCGCCGCCTCGGCATGGGTCGCGAAGAAGCCGTCGGGCTTGTCGA includes these proteins:
- a CDS encoding ADP-dependent glucokinase/phosphofructokinase — translated: MAAARDWHALYEGLSRTLPVMAKAGPHDPADAAGLFLCGMNICVDARVDLADPANIGALMAEPTTTPARALGEELLSRVARGVGGEIRFDWAEGPHWLRPRLRARPALGGTGPQAAAVLAKLGARAVIPLEDRTAPMLAEIPPGVLIAEGEGLVQAADIVPSKEPVPEIYIFEYTAGRPVADIVPRRSSRIIVRFSDRGIQRDPAFEALSLRLAPRAAAALVSGFNDEAAQTVGAASRHVFALTRTWKAAGLETIHFELAGYVSQAALGEALANAAGAVTSLGMSHSELLGIEPSAEHPMAAMLALGDRLGLERVCVHADTWAASITTGDPEIELRALMAGCAVASARAATGAPVAEPRVDPAAHFDPLPFVSPVRTGRWTFVACAAPYLEAPATTLGLGDSFTAGSLLVLGRGALAEVR
- a CDS encoding ATP-binding cassette domain-containing protein, with translation MSDDLVLSARGLAKRYGRVVAMDRADFDLKRGEILAVIGDNGAGKTTLIKTLVGAVSPDAGEIRLDGAPVRFASPLDARLRGIETVYQTLALSPALSIGDNLFLGRELRRKGWMGRLFRTLDKAEMARQARAHLEALGLATIQDIHQAVETLSGGQRQGVAIARACGFGGKVVFMDEPTAALGVKESRKVLDLIQSVRARGLSIVVISHNMPHVFEIADRIHIHRLGRRVAVVRPADCTMSDVVSIMTGATEPPAHLAA
- a CDS encoding FGGY-family carbohydrate kinase, with the translated sequence MAPTYLIGLDFGTDSARGVLVDAATGAQEAYHVHPYRHGVVTGRLGPTPLPPGFALQVPADYVEAAEAILRAIGAGREVAAIGLDFTASSPLPARVDGTALADTRPDEPHAQVKLWKHAAQAEAERLSTMGGAHLANFGGKLSGEWLLAKAAEMAGEAPALWAETARFIEAGDWLVWQLTGREARSLDFAAYKAQYLGTYPDTGIPGLAGRLTPPQPVGTAAGRLTDAWSARTGILGAPVVAVAVIDSHVVLPAIGATAPGTFVGALGTSAAFLLLDAETRPLPSGLEGAAFGAVLPDLWCAEAGQAAFGDVLMWFVRAFPRGATIAESFDAYTEEARRLGPGAGGLVALDWFSGNRVPLADANLTGLLLGLGLQTTAAEIYRALVEGLCFGTRAILDLALAAGVPVGRVVMTSGLAHRNTFLVQVLADVLGRPVEVPDVENPTALGAALHGAVAAGVVPDFTAAAERYGARSASLYTPDPGAAVLYEGLYGEYRRLAADDTLRTAMRALKRARR
- a CDS encoding ABC transporter permease, with the protein product MGEGAMGNADAPPRGADYERALPAADAAPVVFEDERRSPIARLQRFLHTYPITVPLIVLGMSVLIFSLLVGKRFYQPYNLSLILQQVTIIGIIGIAQTLVILTAGIDLSVGAIMVLTSTIMGGVAVHAGVPAELALPLGLCLGILCGSINGLLVTAARLPPFIVTLGTWSVFGALNLWYSGSQTIRAQEVADAAPLLQLTGTAISVFGARITAGTVLMLVLAGVVSYILSHTAFGRHVYATGDDPEAARLSGIGTRRVLLAVYALAGLVAAIGSWALIGRVGAISPTSGGGANLDSITATVIGGTSLFGGRGSIAGTLVGALIVGVFRNGLALGGLDALWQEFTVGILIIAAVGVDQWIRRVAQ
- a CDS encoding DeoR/GlpR family DNA-binding transcription regulator, with the protein product MEHPAKRVDMVPAKRRALILEHLRINGAASIQELAETIGGSQSTVRRDLEHLVERGYLERTHGGAHLLQPMRATFERENSVNFQLQRAEKIAIGREAAKRLSARDSVMLDSSSTVMEAVRAAAERDLPLTLVTNSLEIADFAADIKSWRVIMPGGTIRAGYRHLAGEPGEAFIRTLHADLCFTGASAVSGTLLTDSSLEIAALKRAMIAAARRTILLADSSKFTAPNFCTLCEISAIEEVITDDAAPEEALNVIRLADRTVTLVHPAGLR
- a CDS encoding ROK family transcriptional regulator, which codes for MIAERFWSEAGTEPSGGGEGALLSLIASRRARSRSELAELSGLSRATVAQRLSLLLEARLVDESEETLRSGGRPAKLLRLNTDFALTLAADIGEERSRMALTTLDGAVLDALTEEIDIRRGPEATLAILADRFETLLARTGRHRRDVLGIGLSLPAPVDYPRGRVVGPSVMTGWDDFDLRGWFAARFEAPLFAENDVNLLMLADYHRARRDARHLVYVKIGTGIGSGIIADGRIYRGAQGAAGDIGHIQFTRTPAPLCRCGKIGCVEARAAGWAIARDLRAEGLTAETARDVVGLVRAGEPHAIHLVRQSGRVIGEVLANVVSILNPSTIVIGGTLAAVDDYLLSGVREMVYSRTLPLATRELEIAISPPDGDSGVVGAALLVVEEAMSPRHVNAVVARYAKAS
- a CDS encoding phage tail protein, translated to MSDRGEGYIGQLMLFAGNYVPKYWMPCEGQLLDIGKNNILWSVIGNTYGGDSKKNMFALPDMRGVLPAHASGGRVGRRTASADQSLLSVRLSVNNLPSHSHLAKFAGTEDRVTVSNAIAIKNVVGAVDPVENGYFGKGGTGTGAASIYVPSGSTAPSVNLNGGSTEVKFKPAGTVIVDPTGPGAPFEIPNILMFWCICVAGIYPTRAW